From the Maioricimonas rarisocia genome, one window contains:
- a CDS encoding metallophosphoesterase family protein: MTRIAIVSDTHGHVPNTLAAIERLGRLDVSQVIHCGDIGSASIVPLFESWPTHFVFGNVDGNEASLRMAIADAGQTCHERFGELELDGRRIAFLHSDDARRFRSVIDSQEYDLVCYGHTHSAEHHHDGETLVLNPGALYRAQPHTLAVVDLPELTVESIVV, encoded by the coding sequence ATGACACGCATCGCGATCGTGAGCGATACCCACGGACATGTGCCGAACACGCTGGCCGCCATCGAGCGACTGGGAAGGCTCGACGTGTCGCAGGTGATTCACTGCGGGGATATCGGCTCGGCGTCGATCGTGCCGCTGTTCGAGAGCTGGCCGACCCATTTCGTCTTCGGCAACGTCGACGGGAACGAAGCAAGTCTGCGGATGGCGATTGCCGATGCCGGGCAGACGTGTCACGAGCGGTTCGGCGAGCTGGAACTGGACGGGCGACGGATCGCGTTCCTGCACAGCGACGACGCCCGTCGGTTCCGAAGTGTGATCGACAGTCAGGAGTATGACCTGGTCTGCTACGGGCACACGCACAGTGCCGAGCACCATCACGACGGCGAAACGCTGGTGCTCAACCCGGGGGCGCTGTACCGGGCGCAGCCGCATACGCTGGCGGTCGTCGACCTGCCGGAGCTGACTGTCGAGTCGATCGTCGTGTAA
- a CDS encoding sigma-54-dependent Fis family transcriptional regulator, translating to MTTGEIAFRDSTTRVPAENAPELLDLCDRLLSRAADQSDRASYLNQALSDLGVEFGASWLGIATRQPDWDIVAEHGRRPQNDLPWPLFAEALDRDGGCWSGDATGNPGTWIASVVSGNTLLALSGSRLNRADVPSAMTAGRYLGHALKCLGNLESALHRVTQLRATLEIARTFAREKETQPLLELIAHESTKLMHCDRASIFIWDREQKQIVACPALGVEGGRLWLPDNKGIVGEVIHSGNAIRVDDAYSDPRFDQSVDRTSGYRTNNLLCVPMQDSDGRCIGAFELINKHDGPFTDADLEAVEELSIQAAIAVQNARERDHLIRSNRQLTEQVTGGVMIIGDSPAVAAMRSTIDRLAATDLPVLILGESGTGKEVAAQALHYHGPRAEHPFVAVNCAALSETLLESELFGHEKGAFTDAHATHVGKFELAEGGTLFLDEIGDMSLNGQAKLLRVLEQKVITRVGGSQAIPINVRVIAATNANLAEAVREKRFRQDLFYRLSVVTVDIPPLRERSEDVIPLAMFFLDRFCQQANRKPLELAPDARRRLQAHSWPGNVRELRNLMERVAFLAPGPRVEPNDIAFILSPERDAFDDLAEGIGLTDATQRFQQEYIRRAIKRVQGNMSDAARLLGLHRSNLYRKMRQLGMEVTEAKE from the coding sequence TTGACGACAGGCGAAATCGCGTTCCGTGACAGTACCACCCGCGTCCCTGCCGAAAACGCGCCGGAACTTCTCGACCTCTGTGATCGACTGCTCTCCAGAGCCGCCGATCAGTCTGACCGCGCCAGTTACCTCAACCAGGCCCTTTCCGATCTGGGTGTCGAGTTCGGAGCCTCCTGGCTGGGGATTGCGACCCGGCAGCCGGACTGGGACATCGTGGCCGAGCACGGCCGCCGACCTCAGAACGATCTTCCCTGGCCACTCTTCGCCGAGGCACTCGATCGGGACGGAGGTTGCTGGTCCGGCGACGCAACCGGCAATCCCGGCACCTGGATCGCCAGCGTCGTCTCCGGCAACACGCTGCTCGCCCTCTCCGGATCGCGGCTGAACCGGGCCGATGTCCCCTCCGCCATGACCGCGGGGCGGTATCTGGGACACGCGCTGAAGTGCCTGGGGAACCTCGAGTCGGCCCTGCACCGGGTCACACAGCTGCGGGCCACGCTCGAGATCGCCCGCACGTTCGCCCGCGAGAAAGAAACCCAGCCGCTTCTCGAACTGATCGCCCACGAGTCCACAAAGCTGATGCATTGTGATCGGGCCAGCATCTTCATCTGGGACCGTGAGCAGAAGCAGATCGTCGCCTGCCCGGCCCTCGGCGTCGAAGGAGGACGGCTCTGGCTCCCGGATAACAAGGGCATCGTCGGCGAAGTCATTCATTCCGGAAATGCCATCCGCGTCGATGACGCGTACTCCGATCCCCGTTTCGATCAGAGCGTCGACAGGACCAGCGGCTACCGCACGAACAACCTGCTCTGCGTTCCCATGCAGGACAGCGACGGACGCTGCATCGGCGCATTCGAGCTGATCAACAAGCATGACGGTCCATTCACCGACGCCGACCTCGAAGCGGTCGAAGAACTCTCCATCCAGGCAGCTATTGCCGTCCAGAACGCCCGGGAACGGGATCACCTGATCCGCAGCAACCGGCAGCTGACCGAGCAGGTGACCGGCGGGGTGATGATCATCGGCGACAGCCCCGCCGTCGCCGCCATGCGGAGCACGATCGATCGGCTCGCGGCCACCGACCTGCCGGTGCTCATCCTCGGCGAAAGCGGCACCGGTAAGGAGGTCGCCGCGCAGGCGCTCCACTATCACGGTCCGCGGGCCGAGCATCCCTTCGTCGCCGTCAACTGTGCCGCCTTGAGCGAGACGCTGCTAGAAAGCGAACTGTTCGGCCACGAGAAAGGCGCCTTCACCGACGCTCACGCCACACACGTCGGCAAGTTCGAACTGGCCGAAGGAGGAACGCTCTTCCTCGACGAGATCGGCGACATGAGCCTCAATGGCCAGGCCAAGCTGCTGCGCGTGCTCGAGCAGAAGGTCATCACCCGGGTGGGCGGCTCACAGGCGATTCCGATTAACGTCCGCGTCATCGCAGCGACCAACGCGAACCTGGCCGAAGCGGTCCGCGAGAAACGGTTCCGACAGGACCTCTTCTACCGCCTCAGCGTCGTGACGGTAGACATTCCCCCGCTTCGCGAGCGGTCCGAAGACGTCATCCCGCTGGCGATGTTCTTCCTCGACCGATTCTGCCAGCAGGCGAACCGCAAGCCGCTCGAACTCGCTCCCGACGCCCGTCGCCGCCTGCAGGCGCACAGCTGGCCCGGCAACGTCCGCGAACTTCGTAATCTGATGGAACGGGTTGCCTTTCTCGCCCCCGGCCCCCGCGTCGAACCGAACGACATCGCCTTCATCCTCTCACCCGAACGCGACGCCTTCGACGATCTTGCTGAAGGCATCGGCCTGACCGACGCCACTCAGCGGTTCCAGCAGGAGTACATCCGCCGGGCCATCAAGCGGGTCCAGGGCAACATGAGCGACGCCGCCCGTCTGCTCGGACTGCACCGCTCGAACCTCTATCGCAAGATGCGGCAGCTCGGCATGGAAGTGACCGAAGCCAAGGAGTGA
- a CDS encoding AAA family ATPase, protein MLQQQFGFRREPFDSRGTGEDYISSPLHDEAVARIEYLVECRRRCGILIGPRGSGKTTLLDRAARRIARSPSECCLISLTSLTTDELLWHLAAGMGRNPRVAASRLERWQLVSDALEGLAATHTHLAILLDGFERADLSLLPTVSRLIDLASGSPVGQTFIIATRPHLPGPLYDWLIETAELRVELDLLSESETAAYVQASLKQAGRREPLFDEDALRTIHQLTEGRPSEINRLCQLALIAAAAEERSRVDDGILRDIAQELPGDVGTRMAPLVG, encoded by the coding sequence ATGTTGCAGCAGCAGTTCGGATTCCGTCGGGAGCCGTTTGACTCGCGGGGAACGGGCGAGGATTACATCTCCAGCCCGTTGCACGACGAGGCGGTCGCCCGCATTGAGTACCTGGTGGAGTGTCGCCGTCGGTGCGGCATTCTGATCGGCCCGCGGGGGAGTGGAAAGACGACGCTGCTGGACCGGGCGGCGCGGCGGATTGCCCGTTCGCCGTCAGAATGCTGTCTGATTTCGCTGACGTCGCTGACGACCGACGAGTTGCTGTGGCATCTGGCGGCGGGTATGGGGAGAAACCCACGGGTGGCCGCCAGCCGGCTGGAGCGGTGGCAACTTGTGTCGGACGCTCTGGAAGGGCTCGCGGCGACACACACGCATCTGGCCATTCTGCTGGACGGATTCGAGCGGGCCGACCTGAGTCTGCTGCCGACCGTCAGTCGACTGATTGACCTGGCGTCTGGATCGCCGGTGGGGCAGACGTTCATTATTGCCACAAGGCCGCATCTGCCGGGACCGCTTTACGACTGGCTGATCGAGACGGCCGAGTTGCGGGTCGAACTGGATCTTCTGTCGGAGTCGGAAACGGCCGCGTACGTGCAGGCGAGCCTGAAGCAGGCGGGACGCCGCGAGCCGCTGTTCGATGAAGATGCTCTGCGGACGATCCACCAGCTGACCGAGGGGCGTCCGTCCGAGATCAACCGGCTGTGTCAGCTTGCTCTCATTGCCGCTGCTGCCGAAGAACGCTCCCGGGTCGACGATGGGATCCTCCGTGACATCGCCCAGGAACTCCCGGGGGATGTCGGCACGCGGATGGCGCCGCTGGTGGGCTGA
- a CDS encoding STN domain-containing protein: MKRFVLTSTLAFLLISPPAARAQLDDFPAKEDLTRRVEKLEAEVKQLRSELHRLTGSSSGEQAAAGMQRERPAETQHARIAAQLDSPTEVEFHESPFYDVVQYLSDLHDIQILFDPRIKEAGFDADTATTLIVSSITLRAALDLILAPHDLDYVIENEVLKITTSEIAGDLMETKVYDARQFEEVPVDELARVIRSTIRPDSWRQVVHAASGGPLPSRFTSGGEGGGAFGSGFGSSPSSTGTRPVKSAAIEPLGQFLVITQSQRGHREIATLLSELNRIRASGPRHMQPAELPSATPRADEDLLPVPDDSGSN, translated from the coding sequence ATGAAACGTTTCGTCCTCACCTCCACTCTCGCTTTTCTCCTGATCAGTCCTCCTGCCGCCAGAGCTCAGCTCGACGATTTTCCGGCGAAGGAGGACCTGACACGACGGGTTGAGAAACTCGAAGCGGAAGTCAAACAACTTCGTAGCGAACTGCACCGCCTGACCGGATCGTCGTCCGGAGAACAGGCCGCGGCCGGGATGCAGCGCGAACGCCCGGCCGAGACGCAGCACGCACGCATTGCCGCTCAGCTCGACAGTCCGACCGAAGTCGAATTCCACGAGTCCCCCTTTTACGACGTCGTCCAGTACCTCTCGGACCTCCACGACATCCAGATCCTGTTCGATCCGCGGATCAAAGAGGCCGGATTCGATGCCGACACCGCAACCACTCTCATTGTCTCGAGCATCACGCTTCGGGCCGCACTGGACCTGATCCTTGCCCCGCACGATCTCGACTACGTCATCGAGAACGAGGTCCTCAAGATCACCACGTCCGAAATTGCCGGCGACCTCATGGAAACGAAGGTCTACGATGCCCGGCAGTTCGAAGAGGTTCCGGTCGACGAACTGGCCCGGGTCATCCGCAGCACGATCCGGCCGGACTCATGGCGTCAGGTCGTGCATGCCGCCTCTGGCGGACCGCTGCCGTCACGGTTCACGAGCGGGGGTGAGGGCGGCGGCGCATTCGGCAGCGGGTTTGGAAGCAGCCCATCATCGACTGGCACTCGCCCCGTGAAGTCCGCCGCCATCGAACCGCTCGGCCAGTTCCTCGTCATCACGCAGTCCCAGCGGGGACATCGGGAGATCGCCACGCTGCTCTCGGAACTGAACCGGATCCGGGCGTCCGGCCCACGACACATGCAACCGGCTGAATTGCCGTCGGCGACACCACGCGCCGACGAAGACCTGTTGCCGGTCCCGGACGATTCCGGATCGAACTGA
- a CDS encoding 16S rRNA (uracil(1498)-N(3))-methyltransferase, with the protein MDRFYAPIASENDEITLPEGEARHFLRVLRGKIGDRLTLFDGRGREMTAEVTTAGKKEVVARILESRREPEPTRRIVLATAVPKGERLRWLIEKATELGIDSVQPLLTERSVVDPRPSKMAKLENNVIAACKQCGRNHLMTLHDPQSLEQLLTNATAGEDRLFAAVPGGPPAVDALASAYDLDETRTILLLVGPEGGWTDAELARIEAAGAHSIGLGRNILRIETAALSLAAIATSFRDREPR; encoded by the coding sequence ATGGACCGTTTTTACGCGCCCATTGCCTCCGAAAACGACGAAATCACCCTGCCGGAAGGTGAGGCGCGGCACTTTCTGCGGGTGCTCCGGGGCAAGATCGGGGACCGGCTGACCCTCTTCGACGGCCGCGGCCGCGAGATGACGGCCGAGGTGACGACCGCCGGCAAGAAAGAAGTCGTCGCCCGGATTCTTGAGAGCCGCCGCGAGCCGGAGCCCACCCGACGAATCGTCCTGGCCACTGCCGTCCCCAAAGGGGAGCGGCTCCGCTGGCTGATCGAAAAGGCGACCGAGCTGGGTATCGACTCCGTCCAGCCCCTGCTGACCGAACGCTCTGTCGTCGATCCCCGCCCCTCGAAGATGGCAAAGCTTGAGAACAACGTCATCGCCGCCTGCAAACAGTGCGGTCGCAACCACCTGATGACACTGCACGATCCGCAGTCGCTCGAACAACTCCTGACCAACGCGACTGCGGGAGAGGATCGCCTTTTTGCTGCCGTCCCCGGTGGGCCTCCGGCTGTCGACGCCCTCGCGTCAGCATACGACTTGGATGAGACGCGGACGATCCTGCTGCTCGTGGGTCCCGAAGGGGGCTGGACCGACGCCGAACTCGCCCGCATCGAGGCGGCCGGGGCCCACTCGATCGGACTCGGCCGCAACATCCTGCGGATCGAAACCGCTGCTCTGTCACTCGCCGCGATCGCCACATCTTTCCGCGATCGGGAACCTCGCTGA
- a CDS encoding TlpA family protein disulfide reductase, which translates to MTLTRWPLMVALCLLCCRHVAAQTSRLSPEANALLRAIPDADKDELESLAASLKVLPADAISLGLRIKAAGGIGNRFAELKLPELARAQYLDAVSMPHAEGASSAGCAAMWTVAMDSLLWQLNSSGETEQVLPTLDRFAEHSTSVCFQASYHRTRTEWMKHLGDAEGAAAYARRHAVELFEAAPDGFAGYELVPVIRFVRMLNADDDALRVALLEKLAANAEACVRDDGGTLVSFHAFVTARGVLSQLAVDRYVDPGEMSQYSDGVDELSEVAIANSTGENAEALKARIRLIVELFKQGQERLKARLVPAEIVGQPAPEISGDWFAETPLNSLAKMRGRVVVLDFWAVWCGPCVASFPRMQRLHEEFAADGLVVVGATEWYGYRWDDTLDKPVQDEEERGEADESGHSREVNALRRFLAQHDVSYPQIVLSKSVTNAYGVEYLPTFVVIDRQGVVRQVFTSASDTTHRALHQLVASLLEEE; encoded by the coding sequence ATGACGTTGACTCGCTGGCCGCTGATGGTCGCATTGTGCCTGCTGTGCTGCCGGCACGTCGCAGCCCAGACTTCTCGACTGAGTCCCGAGGCGAACGCCCTGCTCCGGGCCATTCCAGACGCCGACAAGGACGAACTCGAATCGCTGGCCGCTTCGCTGAAGGTGCTGCCGGCCGATGCGATCTCTCTGGGGCTGCGAATCAAGGCGGCGGGGGGCATCGGGAATCGGTTCGCCGAGCTGAAGTTGCCCGAACTGGCTCGAGCGCAGTACCTCGACGCGGTATCGATGCCCCATGCGGAAGGAGCGTCCTCGGCGGGATGTGCGGCCATGTGGACCGTCGCCATGGATAGCCTGCTGTGGCAGCTGAACAGCTCCGGGGAAACGGAGCAGGTCCTGCCGACTCTGGACCGGTTCGCGGAGCATTCCACGTCGGTCTGTTTTCAGGCGTCGTACCACAGGACGCGGACGGAGTGGATGAAGCACCTTGGTGACGCGGAGGGTGCCGCGGCCTATGCGCGTCGGCACGCGGTTGAACTGTTCGAGGCCGCTCCCGATGGATTCGCCGGGTACGAGCTGGTTCCGGTCATCAGATTCGTTCGGATGCTCAATGCCGACGACGACGCGTTGCGGGTTGCGCTGCTGGAGAAGCTCGCGGCGAATGCCGAAGCCTGCGTGCGGGACGACGGCGGAACGCTGGTGTCGTTTCATGCCTTTGTGACCGCCCGGGGTGTGCTGAGCCAACTGGCCGTCGATCGATACGTCGACCCGGGTGAGATGTCACAGTACAGCGATGGGGTCGACGAGCTGTCCGAAGTTGCGATCGCCAACAGCACGGGTGAGAACGCGGAGGCGCTGAAGGCGCGCATCCGGCTGATCGTCGAGCTGTTCAAGCAGGGACAGGAACGGCTGAAAGCCAGGCTCGTACCCGCAGAGATCGTGGGGCAGCCGGCTCCGGAGATTTCCGGCGACTGGTTTGCAGAGACGCCGCTGAACTCTCTGGCGAAGATGCGAGGGCGGGTCGTCGTTCTGGATTTCTGGGCGGTCTGGTGCGGTCCCTGTGTTGCGTCATTCCCGCGGATGCAGCGTCTGCACGAAGAGTTTGCTGCGGACGGTCTGGTCGTGGTGGGGGCGACGGAGTGGTACGGCTACCGATGGGATGACACGCTGGACAAGCCGGTTCAGGATGAGGAGGAGAGGGGCGAAGCCGATGAGTCTGGTCACTCCCGGGAAGTGAACGCGCTACGCCGGTTTCTGGCTCAGCACGACGTCTCCTATCCGCAAATTGTTCTGAGCAAAAGCGTCACGAATGCGTACGGAGTCGAGTACCTGCCGACGTTTGTGGTGATCGATCGTCAGGGAGTCGTGCGTCAGGTCTTTACGAGCGCGTCCGACACCACGCATCGGGCGCTGCATCAGCTGGTGGCCTCGCTGCTTGAAGAAGAGTAG
- a CDS encoding VOC family protein: MLTFDYGVVFVSDMQRAIAFYRDVLGLTLRFESPEWTEFDTPGCTFALHQTPSPALVAPPGDINPAGQCHPGFTVDDIDRYHERLMSHGVTCLRPPTLEEYGRKLAKYVDPDGLHFTLNQPPAGGPPA; the protein is encoded by the coding sequence ATGCTCACGTTCGACTACGGCGTTGTCTTCGTCAGCGATATGCAGAGAGCGATCGCCTTCTATCGTGACGTCCTCGGACTGACTCTGCGATTCGAGTCCCCCGAATGGACCGAATTCGACACCCCCGGCTGCACGTTCGCGCTGCACCAGACGCCGTCGCCTGCGCTTGTTGCTCCCCCCGGCGACATCAATCCGGCAGGGCAGTGCCATCCAGGCTTTACCGTCGACGATATCGACAGGTACCACGAGCGGCTCATGTCCCACGGCGTGACCTGCCTTCGACCGCCGACACTTGAAGAATACGGTCGCAAGCTCGCCAAGTATGTCGACCCCGACGGCCTCCACTTCACGCTTAACCAGCCCCCCGCCGGCGGTCCCCCTGCCTGA
- a CDS encoding M20 family metallopeptidase translates to MTDPLSILQQLIAIPSVNPMGRELSGPDFYETRLSDFLVDFFRELGVPCERLEVVAGRANVLARYDGPAAGPTLVLDAHQDTVPVDGMVIPPFTPEIRDGRIYGRGACDIKGGMAAMLAAFARLVRERPAGSASVVMSCTCDEEATQLGVHDLIRRWREAPETTQILPVAPTAAVVAEPTDLNVVVAHRGASRWKIRTTGKACHSSDPSRGENAIYKMARILSCLEEYAAKLPTLVPAHPLCGQATLSVGLVAGGVSVNTVPAECTIEIDRRVVPGEDGMAAIRAVGDYVRERVDVDFEMLPPWIIGTTLSDEHNGPLADRVLETVAEVAGPREKVGVPYGTHASRFDDAGVPSIVFGPGSISKAHTVDEWLPIDELHLATDVYYRLAATSAEWLAKT, encoded by the coding sequence GTGACTGACCCCCTTTCGATCCTTCAGCAACTTATCGCGATCCCCAGCGTTAACCCCATGGGACGCGAACTTTCCGGCCCCGACTTCTACGAAACGCGCCTGAGTGACTTCCTCGTCGACTTCTTTCGCGAGCTCGGCGTTCCCTGCGAACGCCTCGAGGTAGTCGCCGGCCGCGCCAACGTTCTCGCCCGATACGACGGTCCGGCCGCCGGCCCGACGCTCGTTCTCGACGCGCATCAGGACACGGTTCCCGTCGACGGCATGGTGATCCCGCCGTTCACGCCGGAAATCCGCGACGGCCGCATCTACGGTCGCGGTGCCTGCGACATCAAAGGAGGCATGGCCGCGATGCTGGCCGCCTTCGCACGTCTGGTCCGAGAACGCCCGGCCGGCTCGGCCAGTGTCGTCATGTCCTGCACCTGCGACGAAGAAGCGACACAGCTCGGCGTACACGACCTGATCCGTCGCTGGCGCGAAGCCCCGGAGACCACGCAGATCCTCCCCGTCGCCCCCACCGCCGCCGTCGTCGCCGAACCGACCGACCTCAACGTCGTCGTCGCCCATCGTGGAGCCTCCCGCTGGAAGATTCGCACGACCGGCAAGGCGTGCCACAGCTCCGACCCGTCACGCGGCGAAAACGCCATCTACAAGATGGCCCGTATCCTCTCCTGCCTCGAAGAGTACGCGGCCAAACTCCCCACCCTCGTGCCGGCTCACCCACTCTGCGGACAGGCAACCCTCAGCGTCGGCCTGGTCGCCGGCGGGGTCAGCGTCAACACCGTCCCGGCCGAATGCACCATCGAGATCGACCGCCGTGTCGTCCCGGGTGAAGACGGCATGGCCGCCATCCGTGCGGTCGGCGACTACGTCCGCGAGCGGGTCGACGTCGACTTCGAGATGCTTCCCCCCTGGATCATCGGCACCACACTCTCGGACGAACACAACGGGCCACTCGCCGACCGAGTCCTCGAAACCGTCGCCGAGGTGGCCGGTCCCCGCGAGAAGGTAGGTGTCCCGTACGGCACCCACGCCTCCCGATTTGATGACGCCGGCGTGCCGTCGATCGTCTTCGGCCCCGGCTCGATCAGCAAGGCTCACACCGTCGATGAATGGCTCCCCATCGACGAGCTGCATCTGGCGACCGACGTCTATTACCGCCTCGCCGCCACGTCCGCCGAATGGCTGGCGAAGACCTGA
- a CDS encoding phosphoadenylyl-sulfate reductase → MARLSQARLASLNRTLENRTPDELLRWAKDIFGDRLAAISAMQRSGSVVCHMISQLKLDIPVLFVDTGVMFAETLETRDRIASQYGLNLRTLHPELTMTEQTEKHGVLYLSVEGQQSCCHMRKVEPLLAVKDDFDALIGSLRRSDGGRRGDCPILAVDPEMNAIRINPLANFTDEQLEEYITGNEVITNPLHEQGYSTIGCNRCTTPVLPNEPRRAGRWRHLGPWSMYCGINPTDTDEETSVAIDFPQDLIDRLLGQKTDFVI, encoded by the coding sequence ATGGCACGTCTGTCACAGGCACGGTTGGCCTCGCTCAATCGCACCCTCGAAAACCGAACTCCCGACGAACTGCTCCGCTGGGCCAAAGATATCTTCGGAGACCGCCTCGCGGCCATTTCCGCGATGCAACGGTCCGGCAGCGTTGTCTGTCACATGATCTCGCAGCTGAAGCTCGACATCCCCGTCCTGTTTGTCGACACCGGCGTGATGTTCGCCGAAACGCTCGAAACCCGCGACCGCATCGCCAGCCAGTACGGACTCAATCTCCGTACGCTCCACCCCGAACTCACCATGACCGAGCAGACCGAGAAGCACGGCGTGCTCTACCTTTCGGTCGAAGGGCAGCAGTCATGCTGCCACATGCGGAAAGTCGAACCGCTCCTGGCCGTCAAGGATGACTTCGACGCCCTTATCGGCAGCCTCCGCCGCAGTGACGGGGGACGTCGCGGCGATTGCCCGATCCTTGCCGTCGATCCCGAAATGAACGCCATTCGGATCAATCCGCTCGCCAACTTCACCGACGAGCAGCTCGAAGAGTACATCACCGGCAACGAGGTCATCACCAACCCGCTCCACGAGCAGGGCTACTCGACCATCGGTTGCAACCGCTGCACCACGCCGGTCCTGCCCAACGAGCCCCGCCGCGCCGGTCGGTGGCGGCACCTGGGCCCCTGGTCGATGTACTGCGGCATCAATCCGACCGATACCGACGAAGAGACTTCGGTCGCCATCGACTTCCCGCAGGATCTGATCGACCGCCTCCTCGGCCAGAAGACCGATTTCGTCATCTGA